From Brevibacillus marinus, a single genomic window includes:
- a CDS encoding MFS transporter yields MPSYHGEEATLNTARIAGPAIAGFLLTVWSVPTLILINACSYLAVIGTLVLIRARSGQEGSAGAFPAASGIGEAQRFLRQHPLVLGVFLLGMVPMIFCDPYAR; encoded by the coding sequence ATGCCGTCGTACCATGGTGAGGAAGCGACGCTGAACACAGCCCGCATCGCCGGGCCCGCCATCGCCGGGTTTTTGCTGACGGTCTGGAGCGTGCCCACTTTGATTTTGATCAATGCATGCAGCTACCTCGCGGTAATCGGAACGCTGGTGCTGATCCGCGCAAGGAGCGGGCAGGAGGGAAGCGCAGGGGCTTTCCCTGCCGCTTCCGGAATCGGGGAGGCCCAGCGATTTTTGCGGCAGCATCCGCTCGTCCTCGGCGTGTTTCTGCTGGGCATGGTGCCGATGATTTTTTGCGATCCCTACGCGAGATGA
- a CDS encoding ABC transporter substrate-binding protein, giving the protein MDQQNKLWLTVLLVFLLSAAFLVGCGGQSTAQPEAGASGGESAGTNANAGGGAEERVFQTPGGEFRIKGIPKRVVGLSIESLDSMVALGVEPVGMALPPTGVPEYLQEGLKNTTSVGDRREPNLETILSLQPDLIVMEDNFSAAIKDELQKIAPTLSYRANSWEEAMENHILLGDILGKKQEAEAFVSEFKAKLDEVKGKAAGNVSAMAMYMIGDEYAMWLDNSFVGSLLTALGADYALKHSELTSEESAGENEELASESRFVKLNLEKLIELNPQVLFLMSNKDDLISEKLKGNPVWSKLDAVKNGRVYEVDRNIWSRGRGPIAAKLIVEQAPPLLYPEVFKQ; this is encoded by the coding sequence ATGGATCAACAAAACAAGCTCTGGTTGACGGTGCTGCTCGTATTTTTGCTCAGCGCGGCGTTTTTGGTCGGATGTGGCGGTCAAAGCACAGCGCAGCCGGAAGCGGGCGCGAGCGGAGGGGAATCCGCCGGCACGAACGCGAATGCGGGCGGCGGAGCAGAAGAGCGCGTGTTTCAAACGCCGGGCGGTGAATTTCGCATCAAGGGTATCCCCAAGCGGGTAGTCGGTCTCAGCATCGAATCGCTTGACTCGATGGTGGCGCTGGGCGTGGAACCCGTAGGGATGGCCCTGCCGCCGACAGGTGTGCCGGAGTACCTGCAGGAAGGATTGAAAAACACCACTTCCGTCGGCGACCGCCGCGAACCCAATCTGGAGACGATTCTCTCCCTGCAGCCGGATTTGATTGTGATGGAAGATAACTTTTCCGCCGCGATCAAGGATGAACTGCAAAAAATCGCGCCAACCCTTTCGTACCGGGCTAACTCCTGGGAAGAAGCGATGGAGAACCACATCTTGCTGGGGGACATTCTCGGCAAGAAACAGGAGGCGGAGGCCTTTGTCTCCGAGTTCAAGGCAAAACTGGACGAGGTCAAAGGGAAGGCGGCGGGTAATGTCAGTGCGATGGCCATGTACATGATCGGTGACGAATACGCGATGTGGCTCGACAATTCCTTCGTCGGCTCCCTCCTCACGGCGCTGGGAGCAGATTACGCCTTGAAACACAGTGAATTGACCAGCGAAGAGAGCGCCGGTGAAAACGAGGAGTTGGCCAGTGAGAGCCGCTTCGTCAAACTGAATCTGGAGAAGTTGATCGAGCTAAACCCGCAGGTGCTGTTTTTGATGTCCAACAAAGACGACCTGATCAGCGAGAAACTGAAAGGAAACCCCGTCTGGTCCAAGCTGGATGCCGTGAAGAATGGGCGTGTCTATGAAGTGGACCGCAACATTTGGTCGCGCGGCCGCGGGCCGATTGCCGCCAAACTGATCGTGGAGCAGGCTCCTCCGCTGTTGTATCCGGAAGTCTTTAAACAATGA
- a CDS encoding DUF441 domain-containing protein, which yields MSYWSGEVMLVGLIIVGLIGRSPIIATAASMLLVLKLTALDRFFPTVERRGMELGLLFLTISVLVPFASEKVSWKDVIPLFTTLLGVLALTGGAVATYMNGKGLELLKAEPHLIVGLVIGSIIGIVFLRGIPVGPLMAAGITAVLLKLYEWLTRAL from the coding sequence ATGTCATATTGGTCGGGAGAAGTGATGCTCGTCGGACTGATCATCGTCGGATTGATCGGCCGTTCGCCAATTATCGCCACCGCAGCCAGCATGCTGCTGGTCCTGAAGCTGACCGCACTGGATCGATTTTTCCCAACAGTCGAGCGCCGCGGCATGGAATTGGGCCTGTTGTTCTTGACCATATCCGTGCTGGTCCCGTTCGCCAGTGAAAAAGTGAGCTGGAAAGATGTCATCCCGCTGTTTACCACACTGTTGGGGGTGTTGGCGCTGACGGGCGGCGCTGTCGCTACCTACATGAACGGCAAAGGTCTGGAACTCCTGAAGGCTGAGCCGCATCTGATCGTCGGCTTGGTGATCGGCTCGATTATCGGCATCGTGTTTTTGCGCGGGATCCCCGTCGGCCCGCTGATGGCTGCCGGGATCACCGCTGTGCTCTTGAAATTGTACGAGTGGCTGACCCGCGCGCTCTGA
- a CDS encoding phosphosulfolactate synthase — translation MSQLGASSWPAEWSDPSRERAEKPRQQGLTMVIDKGLGLHAFEDVLNVSAAYMDVYKLAFGTSVLYPTSLLQRKIALARMHRVQIMPGGTFFEVAYMSDAVESYIATIKSLGFTAIEISDGSLPVNKQRRWQAIGLAKAAGLVVYTEFGKKTAGFTADLSSLLQTLEEDLAAGADYVIVEARESGNVGIFQANGEPDRAFLRDAHIAAGANGSRLIWEAPRKEQQVALLETLGLHVNLGNIATGDVLSVETLRRGLRGDTAPWMFEERGKATCESR, via the coding sequence ATGAGTCAACTGGGAGCGTCGTCATGGCCGGCCGAATGGTCTGACCCGTCTCGTGAACGGGCGGAAAAGCCCCGCCAGCAGGGGCTGACCATGGTCATCGACAAAGGCCTGGGCCTTCACGCTTTTGAAGACGTATTGAATGTATCTGCCGCTTACATGGACGTATACAAACTGGCCTTCGGCACGTCCGTGCTGTATCCGACCAGCCTCTTGCAGCGGAAAATTGCGCTTGCCCGCATGCACCGGGTGCAAATCATGCCAGGCGGTACGTTTTTTGAAGTGGCGTACATGAGCGATGCGGTCGAAAGCTATATTGCCACGATCAAGTCGCTTGGCTTTACTGCGATCGAGATCTCCGACGGCAGCCTGCCCGTCAACAAGCAGCGGCGCTGGCAGGCGATCGGGCTGGCCAAAGCAGCGGGGCTCGTCGTCTACACGGAGTTTGGCAAAAAAACAGCCGGTTTTACCGCCGACCTTTCCTCGCTCTTGCAGACGCTGGAGGAAGACCTTGCCGCCGGTGCCGATTACGTGATTGTGGAAGCACGCGAGAGCGGCAACGTGGGCATTTTCCAAGCGAACGGGGAACCGGACCGCGCTTTCCTGCGCGACGCGCACATCGCTGCCGGGGCCAACGGATCGCGGCTGATTTGGGAAGCGCCGCGCAAAGAGCAGCAGGTTGCGCTTTTGGAAACGTTGGGCCTCCACGTCAACTTGGGCAACATCGCAACCGGAGACGTCCTGTCGGTGGAAACGCTGCGCCGCGGTTTGCGCGGCGATACCGCTCCCTGGATGTTTGAGGAGAGGGGCAAAGCGACGTGCGAATCGAGGTAG
- a CDS encoding 2-phosphosulfolactate phosphatase, producing the protein MRIEVVATVDEIRHEQLAGRTVVVIDVLRAASTIVTALAHGFSYIVPVETVGQAFALRTATSLLAGERHGKKIADFHYNNSPSELLNAETSGRHLILTTTNGTRAIHKAERAGQLLVGCFLNATACIEQALASGADITLYCAGSRQAFALEDGLAAGLLIHLARLREPELPVCDLGRALEASYLHAADRLTAQVLQGATARRLKQHYEEDILHCCRIDAYQVVPVVRQRRIYPHLVS; encoded by the coding sequence GTGCGAATCGAGGTAGTGGCAACAGTGGACGAAATCCGCCACGAGCAGCTCGCCGGCCGGACGGTCGTGGTCATCGACGTGCTGCGCGCGGCCAGCACGATCGTCACAGCACTGGCGCACGGCTTTTCCTACATCGTGCCGGTCGAGACCGTGGGGCAGGCATTCGCTCTGCGGACCGCCACTTCGCTGCTTGCCGGTGAACGACACGGCAAAAAAATAGCCGATTTTCACTACAACAATTCCCCGAGCGAACTGCTGAACGCCGAGACGAGCGGGCGGCATCTGATCCTCACCACGACCAACGGCACCCGTGCCATCCACAAGGCGGAACGGGCCGGCCAGCTGTTGGTCGGCTGTTTTTTAAACGCGACGGCTTGTATCGAGCAGGCGCTGGCCAGCGGCGCGGACATCACCCTGTACTGCGCCGGCAGCCGGCAAGCATTTGCGTTGGAAGACGGCTTGGCCGCCGGCTTGCTGATCCACCTGGCCAGACTGCGGGAACCGGAACTGCCCGTCTGCGACCTGGGCCGCGCCTTGGAAGCCAGCTATCTGCATGCGGCGGACCGGCTGACCGCCCAGGTGCTGCAGGGCGCGACGGCCCGCCGCCTGAAGCAGCATTACGAGGAGGACATCCTGCACTGCTGCCGGATCGACGCTTACCAAGTGGTGCCGGTGGTCCGCCAGCGGCGCATATATCCACACCTTGTCTCATAG
- a CDS encoding FecCD family ABC transporter permease, giving the protein MLFQQNTVRVVLTAVVGLVLLGCAILYSTFAGTMQLDVKTVWQSLWEPADTVERAVVWDLRLPRALTGALVGACLAVSGVLMQGMTRNPLVEPKIIGVSAGASLFIVVLSVLMPDFPPEWTPFVAMAGAAAGGLLVYALASQRGVTPIGLTLAGVAVSLFLNALMMGILVIDLETAGVVIFWLAGGLAGRDWAHVSMILPWAAGGFLFAWALAKRMNALQLGDDVAQGLGISLEKTRLYAALITIALAGSAVAVAGPIGFVGLVVPHIARALVGGDHRVLIPVSALLGACLLVCGDIAARTIREPLEWPVGVLTAFLGGPFFLYLLRKEREQ; this is encoded by the coding sequence ATGCTCTTTCAGCAAAACACGGTACGCGTGGTGCTGACAGCGGTGGTCGGCCTCGTCCTGCTCGGATGTGCGATCCTCTACAGCACCTTCGCCGGTACGATGCAGCTGGATGTGAAAACCGTCTGGCAGTCCCTCTGGGAGCCGGCGGATACAGTGGAGCGGGCGGTTGTTTGGGATTTGCGGCTGCCCCGCGCGCTGACGGGGGCTTTGGTCGGTGCCTGTCTGGCCGTTTCCGGCGTGCTGATGCAGGGAATGACCCGCAATCCGCTGGTTGAACCGAAAATTATCGGGGTGTCCGCCGGAGCCTCTCTGTTTATCGTCGTGTTGAGCGTGCTGATGCCCGATTTTCCGCCGGAGTGGACGCCGTTTGTGGCCATGGCCGGGGCTGCCGCGGGCGGGCTGCTGGTGTACGCGCTGGCATCGCAGCGGGGCGTGACCCCGATTGGCTTGACCTTGGCGGGAGTCGCTGTTTCCTTGTTTCTCAATGCGCTGATGATGGGCATTCTCGTGATCGACTTGGAGACGGCCGGGGTCGTCATCTTCTGGTTGGCCGGCGGACTGGCGGGACGGGACTGGGCCCACGTCTCGATGATCCTGCCCTGGGCGGCAGGAGGATTCCTGTTCGCCTGGGCTTTGGCCAAGCGAATGAATGCCCTGCAGTTGGGTGACGATGTAGCGCAGGGACTCGGCATCTCGCTGGAAAAGACCCGGCTGTACGCCGCTTTGATCACGATCGCCCTGGCCGGCAGCGCGGTTGCCGTTGCCGGACCGATCGGCTTTGTCGGGCTGGTCGTGCCGCATATCGCGCGCGCACTGGTGGGAGGCGACCATCGCGTGCTGATACCGGTCAGCGCGCTGCTTGGTGCTTGCCTGTTGGTGTGCGGAGACATTGCCGCCCGGACCATCCGGGAGCCATTGGAGTGGCCGGTGGGCGTGCTGACGGCCTTTTTGGGCGGTCCGTTTTTTCTCTACCTGCTCAGAAAGGAGCGGGAACAATGA
- a CDS encoding YqhV family protein produces the protein MLEKAIIGMASLRLLSGTIEILAALLILKLNQVEKALLVNAGLALIGPLIMLSTTTIGLIGIADRISFQKILWILVGVACILIGIRK, from the coding sequence ATGCTGGAAAAGGCGATCATTGGCATGGCTTCCTTGCGGTTGTTGTCCGGGACGATTGAGATCCTCGCGGCGCTCTTGATCTTGAAGCTGAATCAGGTCGAAAAGGCGCTGCTGGTCAATGCGGGACTGGCGCTGATCGGTCCGCTCATCATGCTTTCCACCACAACGATTGGCTTGATCGGGATCGCCGATCGCATCAGTTTTCAAAAAATTCTCTGGATCTTGGTCGGCGTCGCCTGCATTCTGATCGGCATCCGCAAGTGA
- a CDS encoding FecCD family ABC transporter permease yields MRIRMLVGGLLIGLVGTVLTGIKFGGVAMPLGDVISGLLMLDDSLAAKLVWEYRMPRIFVALLVGANLAVSGAILQGIAKNPLVDTNILGMNDGAGFAAVLMMTLLPALPVAALPLSAFAGAILATVIVYALAWKKGMRPIRLALAGIAVGAIFDAGITALMIGATDQVGAALLWLKGSLWGRGWEHFFTLLPWSVLSLLAAWLLAEKMNVIRLGDQVSRGLGMRLELARACLLLLAVVMAGSAVAVAGTIGFVGLIVPHLVRLWVGADHRLLLPVSALAGGLLVLVADTAGRSLFAPTEVPAGVFTAVLGAPYFLYLLRKALR; encoded by the coding sequence ATGAGAATCAGGATGCTGGTTGGCGGCCTGCTGATCGGGTTGGTGGGAACTGTGCTCACGGGAATCAAGTTTGGCGGTGTCGCGATGCCGCTCGGCGACGTGATCAGCGGGCTGCTGATGCTGGATGACTCGCTGGCGGCCAAATTGGTCTGGGAATACCGGATGCCGCGGATTTTTGTCGCCCTGTTGGTCGGGGCCAATCTGGCCGTTTCCGGCGCGATCCTGCAGGGGATCGCCAAAAATCCGTTGGTGGACACCAATATCCTCGGGATGAACGACGGCGCCGGGTTTGCCGCGGTACTGATGATGACCCTTTTGCCCGCGCTGCCGGTGGCGGCCCTCCCTCTCAGTGCGTTTGCCGGCGCGATTCTCGCAACCGTGATCGTCTACGCGCTGGCGTGGAAAAAGGGGATGCGCCCGATTCGCCTGGCGTTGGCTGGAATTGCCGTAGGAGCCATCTTTGACGCGGGCATTACCGCGCTGATGATCGGAGCAACCGACCAGGTAGGGGCGGCGCTGCTCTGGCTGAAAGGAAGCTTGTGGGGCAGAGGCTGGGAGCACTTTTTTACGCTGCTGCCGTGGTCTGTCCTCAGCCTGCTGGCGGCCTGGCTGCTCGCCGAAAAGATGAATGTGATCCGATTGGGCGATCAGGTGAGCCGGGGATTGGGCATGCGGTTGGAGCTTGCCCGGGCCTGCCTGTTGTTGTTGGCCGTGGTGATGGCCGGCAGTGCCGTGGCTGTTGCCGGGACCATCGGTTTCGTCGGCTTGATCGTGCCGCACCTGGTCAGGCTGTGGGTCGGGGCCGATCACCGGCTGCTGCTTCCTGTCTCCGCGCTTGCCGGCGGGCTGCTGGTGCTGGTTGCCGACACCGCGGGGCGTTCCTTGTTTGCGCCGACGGAAGTGCCTGCCGGAGTGTTTACCGCTGTGTTGGGAGCGCCGTACTTCCTCTATTTGCTGCGCAAGGCGCTGCGCTGA
- a CDS encoding CD1247 N-terminal domain-containing protein yields MEHVEKRISYLRGLADGFAVGEASREGKILVDLIQVIDDLAAEIDELHLRLQEAEQYVEAVDEDLSDLEYMLFDDAALYEVVEDDEEAGEYADLDDSEDAFLYETTGEAGEAAYGRSYEFECPSCRETILFHEGIDEEGYRHYLIEPSREEAAINPT; encoded by the coding sequence ATGGAGCATGTGGAAAAGCGTATCTCCTATTTGCGAGGTTTGGCTGACGGCTTTGCTGTCGGCGAGGCAAGCCGCGAAGGAAAAATTCTCGTCGACCTGATCCAGGTTATCGATGACCTGGCTGCCGAAATCGACGAACTGCACCTGCGCCTTCAGGAAGCGGAGCAGTATGTGGAAGCAGTGGATGAGGATCTGAGCGACCTGGAGTACATGCTCTTTGACGATGCCGCGCTGTACGAGGTCGTCGAAGATGATGAGGAAGCCGGCGAGTATGCCGATCTGGACGACAGCGAGGACGCTTTCCTGTACGAAACCACGGGCGAGGCGGGGGAAGCAGCGTACGGGCGAAGCTACGAGTTCGAATGTCCGTCCTGCCGGGAAACCATCTTGTTCCATGAAGGGATTGACGAGGAAGGATACCGCCATTACCTGATCGAGCCAAGCCGCGAGGAGGCGGCAATCAACCCGACTTGA